A single window of Pristis pectinata isolate sPriPec2 chromosome 8, sPriPec2.1.pri, whole genome shotgun sequence DNA harbors:
- the gcna gene encoding germ cell nuclear acidic protein, which yields MDETCSLFQRLADRLGWSKYDDLDILETELQQKIDKSKQQDYGKDISVNLPSESGESPNTCDSCVCKLLLSSSEDEAESCSKVSLDNRQKEHGKCTATKKMFETPQIHSGSEAISDSNADNFENFLTHKTLNSDFNARGASRIWNKRSDHTPVWSSDSSGDEDFEKFLTSVKKPCSKSQKYRTSKKNDDGLKDFIVSDSSLDELHIKEIVEPECDADTELHEPIWPSHKPGTKSTMEQVCSTSSVARSMSPVLNNSVDDFAIENAQRGPALVERKKKSEQLNSCTLDRGSLKSDDNSSYYSMHSKRLNQISNSSDTSSDEFESLVERIKSKTQRTPAATSSNMNGKRMAITEPVKQKTISKIQGIKHKPEEKSFVPVFIQPTKPKKHVLSDSTSTNQVPNFNFSDLSESQSQCRVWRKCKTPGCFLQDLTLSSSKYVRNFKRNREELTQELYNLYNKTIFQQKLPEKMEIAWNKKMRKTAGYCVTGQKRDDVLQRYARIELSEKVCDSAERLRDTLIHELCHAATWLINNVRDGHGPIWKLYAQKSILIHPELPMVKRCHTYEINYKYTYQCSRCKNMIGRHSKSLDTQRFVCAICKGPLELLSNSMKYSTPAKRELAPFAKFVKENYSSTKKENEGLKHAEVMRKLSVDFGKKAQISDL from the exons ATGGATGAAACTTGCAGCCTGTTCCAGCGCTTAGCTGATCGACTTGGTTGGTCTAAATATGATGATCTGGATATCCTTGAAACAGAG CTTCAGCAAAAAATTGATAAATCCAAACAACAAGACTATGGTAAAGATATTTCGGTAAATCTGCCatcagaatctggggagagcccAAATACCTGTGATTCGTGTGTGTGCAAGCTGCTACTCTCTAGCTCAGAGGATGAGGCTGAATCCTGCTCAAAAGTTTCTCTGGATAACAGACAAAAAGAACATGGCAAATGTACAGCAActaagaaaatgtttgaaactcCTCAAATCCACAGTGGAAGTGAAGCTATCTCAGATTCCAATGCTGACAATTTTGAGAATT TTTTGACCCACAAGACATTAAATTCAGACTTCAACGCAAGAGGAGCCTcaagaatctggaataaaag ATCTGACCATACTCCTGTATGGAGCTCTGATTCTAGTGGGGATGAAGATTTTGAAAAAT TTCTAACGTCGGTAAAGAAACCATGTTCAAAATCACAAAAATACAGAACTTCAAAGAAAAATGATGACGG CCTTAAAGATTTTATAGTGAGTGACTCGTCTCTGGATGAATTGCATATAAAGGAGATTGTGGAACCTGAGTGTGATGCTGATACTG AACTACATGAGCCAATATGGCCAAGCCATAAGCCAGGAACTAAATCTACAATGGAACAAGTGTGTAGTACATCCTCTGTAGCAAGATCAATGTCACCAGTGTTGAACAACAGTGTAGATGATTTTGCTATTGAAAATGCACAGAGAGGTCCCGCTCTGGTTGAACGGAAAAAGAAATCCGAGCAGCTCAATTCTTGTACTTTGGATAGAGGGTCTCTGAAATCAGATGATAATTCCTCATACTACTCCATGCACTCCAAGAGATTGAATCAAATCTCAAATTCATCAGATACATCAAGTGATGAGTTTGAGTCTCTAGTCGAAAGGATAAAGAGCAAAACCCAGAGAACTCCAGCTGCAACTTCCAGTAACATGAATGGAAAGAGAATGGCTATTACTG AGCCAGTAAAGCAAAAAACCATAAGTAAAATACAAGGAATTAAGCACAAACCTGAAGAAAAGAGTTTTGTTCCGGTCTTTATCCAGCCAACTAAACCAAAGAAACATGTTCTATCTGATTCCACTTCAACAAACCAAGTACCAAACTTCAACTTTTCAGATCTTTCTGAGTCACAATCCCAATGTAGAGTTTGGCGAAA ATGTAAAACACCTGGTTGTTTCCTTCAGGACCTGACTCTGAGTTCATCAAAATATGTAAGAAATTTCAAGCGGAATCGAGAGGAATTAACACAAGAACTCTATAATTTATACAATAAGACTATCTTTCAACAGAAG CTTCCAGAGAAGATGGAAATCGCATGGAATAAAAAAATGCGAAAAACAGCGGGGTATTGTGTTACTGGACAGAAACGGGATGATGTTTTGCAACGCTATGCTAGAATTGAATTATCAGAGAAAGTGTGTGATTCAGCTG AACGTCTAAGGGACACATTGATCCATGAACTGTGCCATGCTGCTACCTGGCTTATTAATAATGTTCGTGATGGGCATGGACCGATCTGGAAATTGTATGCACAGAAATCTATATTGATCCATCCTGAGTTACCAATGGTGAAACGGTGTCACACTTatgaaataaattacaaatacACCTATCAGTGTAGCAGGTGTAAGAACAT gattGGCCGTCACTCCAAGTCACTGGACACACAGCGTTTTGTTTGTGCCATATGCAAGGGTCCCCTGGAGCTATTATCAAACTCTATGAAGTACAGCACTCCTGCAAAAAGGGAGTTAGCACCATTTGCTAAGTTTGTGAAAGAAAACTATAGTTCaaccaagaaggaaaatgaaggaCTTAAACATGCTGAGGTTATGCGGAAATTAAGCGTAGACtttggaaaaaaggcacagatatCTGACTTGTAA